One region of Rana temporaria chromosome 9, aRanTem1.1, whole genome shotgun sequence genomic DNA includes:
- the MYMK gene encoding protein myomaker: MGSILAKILLPTISSLALVPTISIAAKRQFHMEAMVYFFTMFFIAMYHVCEGPGFSMICFMRYDLLEYFSIYGTALSMWVSLIALAEFDEPKRSTLVMFGVLTIAVTIYQDRFGYGVYSGPIGTAVLVITVKWLNKMKETKSLYPDKSVYTQQIGPGFCFGALALMLRFFFEEWDYTYVHSFYHCSLAMSFVLLLPKINKKAGNGGTPAKMDCSTLCCCVC, encoded by the exons ATGGGCTCTATATTGGCAAAGATTCTCTTACCGACCATCAGCAGCCTGGCACTGGTGCCCACCATCAGCATTGCAGCCAAGAGGCAGTTCCACATGGAGGCTATGGTATATTTTTTCACCATGTTTTTCATTGCG ATGTACCATGTTTGTGAAGGCCCCGGCTTCTCCATGATCTGTTTCATGAGATACGATCTGCTGGAATATTTCAGTATCTATGGCACAGCCTTGTCCATGTGGGTGTCACTGATAG CCTTGGCAGAGTTTGATGAGCCTAAGAGGTCAACGCTGGTCATGTTTGGCGTTCTTACCATCGCAGTGACAATATATCAAGATCGCTTTGGATATGGTGTCTACTCAGGGCCTattggcacagcagtgctggtaaTTACTGTCAAATGG CTGAACAAAATGAAGGAAACAAAAAGCCTCTACCCAGACAAGAGCGTGTACACACAGCAGATAGGTCCCGGATTCTGCTTTGGTGCTCTGGCATTAATGCTGCGTTTTTTCTTTGAG GAATGGGATTACACCTACGTGCACAGTTTCTACCACTGCTCTCTGGCCATGTcctttgtgctgcttcttcccaAGATCAACAAGAAAGCAGGAAATGGAGGCACTCCCGCCAAGATGGACTGTTCCACGCTGTGTTGTTGCGTCTGCTAG